In the genome of Arachis stenosperma cultivar V10309 chromosome 2, arast.V10309.gnm1.PFL2, whole genome shotgun sequence, the window ctctcaacaagcgcttctttattgtcactagcttgacatcgtCCATTCTGCTGATCATGAAAGTTGAaaatcacagtgccttagcttgtctttcttcactgtgaacttccttccggtttcctctttgatgacctctatgaattcttgtggaaggatcttagtcacaatgtagtgatcagacaactgtggggacaccttcatggtttgaatgtttatcattactctatcccctagtgaaaattttccagtggggattttctgcttttctttaattctatcctctgtctctccttgtaagaattccttgttgtgtttttcttggctggtACTTTCTTTGTCCAAGGTTTCCTTACTTTCCTCTATGATCCTcttccatccttccttctttgtgGCATCTTCGTTGTTAGTTGGTTTGTCTTCAGTGGCTCTGGGGAGAGTATTTGCCttcttctcacccatttctgcaaagtGCTTCACCAGTTGAGCTATCTGCTCCTCAATTCTTCTAATTGACATCTCTTGGTTCTTTGTTATCTCCTCTTggtgtttcatcattctctctattAAGATCTCCAAGTTAGTGATCCtttgagagtcttgtgagattggtcgGTTGTGAGATGTTAAAGGTTGGAAGGGTGGGTGTTGTGGTGGCATGTAATGGTTATTGTTACCATAATGGTGTTTTTACTGGTTTGTGAAGTTGGGGTTATTGTAATTGAAGTTCCTTGGTTCGTGAATTTGGTACTCGGTCCTTCTCCAGTTGGAATGAGTCTGGAAGTGTATGTTTTGTGAGTATTGGCTTTGATTGGCATTGGTGGATGAGTGATGTTGGTTGTTTGTGGTCATGGATTTCCCTTGGTtgaaacttccttgttcttgatgttgagactcccccattcttagataagaatggggtctccatggtggaaattgggCATTCACTGCAGCAGACTGCAGGCAATCAACTTTTCTATCTCTCAGCTCCAGGTGTTGCTGTGTTTGATGGTGCCTTTGTTTGTTTAGGTTCATGAATGCATTCATTCCTTCAagattcatcacttctttttctgaaATAGCATTCTGTGGTTTTTCGAATGAGTGTTGGTTGCtgactcctttgtcattgaaatttgcaattccttgggcagttgttgttgctttgagtaggccatctgagaagtagtccactgcttttcttgtttctggggttagTCCTTCATAAAAAGCTCGGAAACCCACTTTAtcagttgctttcttgtatctttcccaggccttgaagagtggttcttcttCTCCTTGTGTGAATAGATATTCCCCCTCTTTCAGCTTGATGATCTGTCTGGATGAGgagaatttggccagaaatttggtgaccaaatcatcccaactagtgatacttccttgggggaaagtttcaaaccattgtgcagcttcaccctttaATGAGAAAGGGAATAACAGGATCTTATAAGTGTCATGATCTAGACCATCAGTTTTGACAGCATCACAAGTCCTCAGAAAAGTGGATACGTGCTgttgaggatcttccaatggatttccatcataagaacaattgttcttgattagtgtgatgagtggtggcttcatgtcatgatactCTTCGTCTGTAGAGACTTCCTTTCCTGTGGCACGCAAACAATCAAGAGGAACAAACAGCAGCACTCTTGAGAATTGAGTGCAGTTAGTTGAGATAAactctcaaacagttagtgagTTGATAGAGGCAAattctcaaacagttagtgtgttagtaaaaaaaataagaaaaagtgcttgatctagacctccacttcacttaatcattgtcaatctatttcaatccccggcaacggcgccaaaaacttgatgtgtggaaaacgatccaacataAAACTCACCGGAAAGTAAaccgggtcacatcaagtaataaaactcacgggagtgaggtcgatcccacagggattgaaggattgagcaattttagtttagtggttgatttagtcaagcgaatcaagttttggttgagtgattttgtatccaacagtaagtaaatgacaggaaatgtaaagggagagggaagaattgcagaaattaaagagaactgaaagtaaaagagctgaatcttaaagaacaagaaattaaatgactgaaacttaaagtgcaagaaatgtaaattgcagtaacttaaagtgcaagaaatataaattgcttgaatgaaaaagggatttgaggactgggattttcagaattcaagcaaggaaaattaaattgcaacaattatcaaagcaagagatgatttgagttctgttagatctcaaacagaaaaggaaattaaagtgcagcagaggttcacagaagaaccaaaaggaaaatgggtcttaggactccagagactagatagcaaagtctagatctcaattgccttcccagatccaagttcacaaagcaattaacaagaatttaaagaagaagcagtaaaggaaatgtaattgaacttaattatgcagaagaggaattaaagagatcttgaatggagattgagacagaaattcctcaattcttcacacccaagactcaaacaagaaaagtaaaaatgctcaagcaagaacgaggaagaagagagatcaattctcctccccaattccctgaaatctcagttcaaagctctCAGATAAGTCtccaaattcaaaaatcaaaagaaagttCCAAAgtcaaaaatgaaaaaaagctcctaattacatcaaactatctcctatttatacactttctattcttggattttggaatttggatgggcttttgatttggtgaagaaatgaatttaattggatttttaatccaatttcagcccatgaagaagtagctcccaggaggctgccctgcccttgtggagggcagggcaggaaatggTGCGTGCGGCCTTGTGGGTGCGTGCTTGGTGCGTTGATGcttcaggatgctgccctgcccttgtggagggcagggcagagttttttggtgcgccagattctgctgcccgtgcgtgcttGCTGTGCCAAAGCTCCCTTGGTGCGTGCGTGTTGGTGTGCTAGCCGTGCATcacaagatgctgccctgcccttgtggagggcagggcaatgtgccaaagGTGAAGTCCCACGCTCGATACTCGGTGGAGGCACATGTTGCtttttttccttggttttcttggcaccaaagtaaggcctagttccttgcttcctcatggtgccgtgttcgatcctagGAGATTGAAGACAAGCTTGTAAGTAGCGCTCTCCCACTCCCCCTTGCTCAtgagttcgaaccttgtggcaagcattggtaggctttttccttgaatttatttctttgatgagctcgatattgctcttgaggagggcagggcagagtttttgctctcCTTGATCCTTAGCATCAAATTAtgctccgcccttgttgtgggcagggcagtgttacTTCTCAAAGCTTGGTtcattatgttgccctcctggagggcagtatgcccttgtggagggcaatgtttgcttcctcccttccatgcgccacacttcttcttcccttgggccacgctttctttaagccacgtttttcctcttttcttcctttcttcacctataagaaaccaaaacaaccactcaaagtatctctaaactcataaggtttataattcattaaaaatcaattaattcttgcttaaacctcgtgatttagcatcaatttaatggtggttgcttgacttaaagaagttatgcattttcattccaaattgcttacttaggatgcaagaaagtgcataaagactagtaaaacaagtgaaattagcttgaaaaatgggtatatgatgacctgtcatcactcctatccttaatttcaatgtcaaactcttggaGTAGTAGgatccatcttattagcctTGGCTTGGACTCTTGTTTGGTAAGCAAGTACTTGAGTGCTGCATGATCAGTGAATACAATTACTTTAGAACCAATGAGATATgatctaaatttatcaaaatcaaagaCAATGGCAAGTAATTTCTTCTCTGTAGTGGTGtagttcctttgattctcattaagaaccttgctggcataataaatgacatgcaccAACTTATCCTTCCTCTGTCCTAAAACAACACCCACAGCAAAATTtgatgcatcacacattaacTCAAAGGGTAGATCCCAACATGGTGGTGCTATGATAGGTGCAGAGGAAAGTTTGTTCTTAAGTTCCTCAAAAGCTAACATGCATtcattatcaaaaacaaaaggcacATTAGAGACAAGTAGGTTGCTCAATAGTTTGGCAACCTTAGAAAAGTCTctaataaacctcctatagaagcCATCATGTCCCAAAAAGTTTCTAATTGCTTTGACATTGCAAGGTGGGGGTAACTTTTCAATCACCTCCACTTTTGCTCTATCCACCTCTATGCCCttttattagattttatgaCCAAGGACCACTCCCTCtgtgaccatgaaatgacatttttcccaatttaaaacaaggttggtctcttggcatctctttaacACCAAGGCTAAGTGATGTAAGCAATCAGAATATGTGTTACCAAatacagagaagtcatccataaacaACTCAATGAATCTTTCAATCATGTCTGAAAatatggagagcatgcacctttggaatgttgtaggtgcattgcacaatccaaagggcatcATCCTATAAGCAAAGACACCATATGGACAGGTAAATGAAGTTTTCTCCTGGTCCTTTGGGTCTACAACTATTTGGTTGTAACCCGAATAACCGTCaagaaagcagtagtattcatgtcCAGCCAGCCTCTCAAGCATTTGGTCCATGAATGGTAGGGGGAAGTGGTCCTTTCtggtggcttcattgagcttcctATAATCGATGCACATGTGCCAACCAGTCACTGTTCTTGTTGGTAtcagctcattcttctcatttggTACAACAGTGACTCCTCCTTTCTTTGGAACTACTTGTACCGGGCTCACCCAAAGGCTGTCTGAGATGGGGTAAATCACCCCAGCTTACCACAACTTCAACACTTCCTTCTGGACTACTTCATTCATAGTTAGATTCAGCCTTCTTTGTTGTTGCCTTAAGGGCTTAGCACCCTCCTcaagtaggatcttgtgcatacaaATTGAGGGACTGATCCCTTTTAAGTATGTGAGTGTCCAGCCTATAGCATCCTTGTGTTGTTTCAGCACTTGAATGAGTTCCTCTTCTTGCTCCTTACTCAAGCttgaattgatgatcactgggtaGGTGCTGTTGTCACCCAGATATGCATATTTCAAACTTGGGGGTAAGGTTTTCAGCTCAAGTTTTGGTGCCTCTTCTTTATCGTTGTCTTTATGGTTTGTCATGATTGAACTTTCCATGGTCCCTTGTGGTGGTTCTTCATGTAGTGCTAGTTACTCCAATTCCATAGTTTCCTTCAAATTGCTCTTCTTCCAAAACTTCTTGGACTATCTGTTCTATAGTGTCCACCATCATGCATTCTCCTATTGATTCTTTGGGATAACTCATTGCCTTAAAGACATTAAAGACCATCTTCTCCTCATGTAATCTCAAGACTAGTTCCCCTTTTGcacatcaatgatggctccagcagtagcTAGGAATGGCCTTCCTAAGATAATTGAAGTGTTTGCCTCTTCTTCCATATCCAGCACAACAAAGTCAGCTGAGAAAATGAACTCTCCTACTTTCACCAATAAATCTTCCACTACTCCATGTGGAAACTTGAATGTGCTGTTAGCTAGTTGgagtgccattcttgttggCTTGGCTTCCCCAATTCTCATCCTTCTCATAATGTTCAAGGACATGAGATTGATGCTAGCCCCCAAGTCACATAAGGCTTTTTCAATAGTGAtatcccctatgatgcaggggatttgGAAACTCCCTAGGTCTTTTATTTTCTGGGGGAGTTTCTTTTgtatgatggcactacactcctCAGTTAGGACTACAGTCTCCTTTTCTCCCCCAGTTTTTTTTCTTATCATGAGCTCCTTCAAGAACTTTGCGTAGAGGGGCATTTGCTCCAGTGCTTCAGCAAATGGTatgttgatttggagctttTTAAAGATTTCCAAGAATCTAGAAAACTGGCCATCCTTCCCATCCTTCCTTAGCCTTTGTGGGTATGGTGCCTTTGGCACATAAGGCTTCAAGATTGGCTTTGGTGAAGATGGGCTAAGGGcctcttttttcttcttgttttcaGGCTTTTCTACAGCTTCTTCTTCGTGGTTCTCCTGGTTTGGGGTGGCCTCTTCTACCACTTTTCCACTTCTAAgtgtgatggccttgcactcccCTCTTGGGTTCGCCATGGTGTCACTTGGAAATGTGTCTGTAGGCATTGAGATTTGCTTGGATATGAaccccacttgtgcttccagttTTGAAATTGCTGCACCTTGGCTCTTCAAATTCGACCTGTATTCTTCTTGGTTGGCATCTATCTTCTTTTCACCTTGTGCTTGCCTTTCCAAAAGGGTGGAGATAGCCCCTGTGAGCTGTGATGATAGCTGTGCTATTGCAGCCTCTACTCTTTCAAAGTTGCCTCTGATTTTGCATGGTTGGGAGGTTGGGGTTAATATGTCTTGATGGTGGTGTGTTTGCTGGTTGGAAGGATATGATGTGTGAGGTGGATTGTGGTAAGGTTTGTTGTTGTTTGATTGATGGTTAGGGTTGTGATTTTGGTATTGATTGGCTTGGTATGGTTTGTTGTGATCTTGGCTGTGATTTtgttggtttccccacccaaaatttgggtggttcttccatcCTGGGTTATGTCTTAGAGTTAGGGTCATATAGTGGTCGAGAGGGGTTATGCACATAGTTTGCTTGCTCACATTCAACTTCTGGTACATCTCCTTCTTGGGGTGGTGCTTGAGCTTGGACAACTGCAACTTGATTGTTCTCCATCTTCTTGGTTAAGGCTGCAAATTGTACTGCAATTGCCTTGATTTGTGCCAACAAGGCATCCATAGAATTGAGTTCCAGCACCCCCTTCTTTTGGCCTCTTTCTGAAGCATAGAAGTAttcattctcagctacagttttaatgacatctatggcttcctcaatggtcttcttcttgttgagtgAACCCCTTGAAGAGTGGTCCACAGCCTTCTTCAATTCATAGGTTagtccttcatagaaaatgtggAGCTGCACCCACTCATTAAACATATCTGGTGGGCATTTTCTTGTTAGATCCTTGAATCTCTCCCAGGCCTCATAGAGTGTTTCACCATCTAGCTGTATGAAGATTTGCACCTCAGCTCTTAGCATGTTGATCCTTTGCggagggtaaaatcttgctAGAAATTTGTTCACAACATCCTCCCATGTGGTTAGGCTCTCATTGGGGAATGATTCTAACCACTTTGTTGCCTTATCTctgagtgagaaagggaacaaAAGTAGTTTGTAGGTGTCAGGGTGTACACCATTGGACTTTACAGTATCACATATCCTCAAAAATGTGTtgagatgttgatttggatcatcttgagcacctcctccatATGAACAGTTATTCTGGACTAGTGTGATGAGTTGAGGTTTTAACTCAAAATTGTTAGCATGTATTGTTGGCTTGAGGATGCTACTgccacagtttcctggatttGGATTGATGTAGGAGCCTAAAACTCTCCTCTCTTGCCCAGCTTGATTTCCAGCACCTCCTCCAACATTGTCATGCACTTCATCTTTCTTGGTGGTTGTTAGATCTTCTTCCACTGGTTCTTCTCCAACTATGCCTTTGCATATAGCCTCCCTCTTCAATCTAaggaaggttctctcaggttcactATCAAAAGAGGATGAAGTTTCTCCTCTTCTACCTATCATACAGTCAACACACAGCAAGAAAAGAGCAAGTGAAAGAATCACCTCAGTTAAAATTAGTGGTTAGCTTGACTGATGCAATTAATCAAACAGTTAGAAGAGTGAAAGTATAA includes:
- the LOC130963065 gene encoding uncharacterized protein LOC130963065 encodes the protein MANPRGECKAITLRSGKVVEEATPNQENHEEEAVEKPENKKKKEALSPSSPKPILKPYVPKAPYPQRLRKDGKDGQFSRFLEIFKKLQINIPFAEALEQMPLYAKFLKELMIRKKTGGEKETVVLTEECSAIIQKKLPQKIKDLGSFQIPCIIGDITIEKALCDLGASINLMSLNIMRRMRIGEAKPTRMALQLANSTFKFPHGVVEDLLVKVGEFIFSADFVVLDMEEEANTSIILGRPFLATAGAIIDVQKGN